A genomic window from Halogeometricum borinquense DSM 11551 includes:
- a CDS encoding alpha/beta fold hydrolase yields the protein MKTVTSADGTSIGYERHGEGPSLILLHGGSGTRQHWDALRPHLTDDFTLSIPDRRGRGESGDGDKYDLSREVADLRALVEAVDGPTTVFGHSFGGLVALAAASEISLDRLVLYEPALLVGDHRGDDLASRMESRLNAGQRQDAMRLFLEEAGGIPDVEQLPWWPEEAGLSLAETVVRENYEVEAYELPAEPDIDVPTLLLTGEYGPAHLRDAVFELDERLSDSRVVEFDGVGHVATQSEPELVADAVRRFAYGD from the coding sequence ATGAAGACGGTCACGTCGGCTGATGGAACGAGTATTGGGTACGAACGACACGGAGAAGGACCCTCGCTGATTCTCCTCCACGGCGGGTCCGGGACACGTCAGCATTGGGACGCACTCAGGCCACACCTCACCGACGATTTCACGCTGTCCATTCCCGACCGGCGGGGCCGTGGAGAAAGTGGCGACGGCGACAAGTATGATCTGAGTCGGGAGGTTGCTGACCTGCGTGCCCTCGTTGAGGCGGTAGACGGACCGACGACGGTGTTTGGTCACTCGTTCGGTGGTCTTGTCGCGCTTGCTGCCGCATCGGAGATTTCTCTCGACCGACTCGTGCTGTACGAACCCGCACTGTTGGTCGGTGACCACAGGGGAGATGACCTCGCCTCGCGGATGGAATCCCGACTCAATGCCGGTCAGCGTCAGGACGCAATGCGACTGTTCCTTGAGGAAGCGGGCGGCATCCCTGACGTTGAGCAGTTGCCGTGGTGGCCCGAGGAGGCAGGCCTCTCGCTCGCCGAAACCGTGGTCCGAGAGAACTACGAGGTGGAAGCGTACGAACTTCCGGCGGAACCCGATATCGACGTTCCGACCCTTCTCTTGACAGGCGAGTACGGGCCAGCACACCTTCGAGACGCTGTGTTCGAGCTGGACGAACGCCTGTCGGACAGTCGTGTTGTTGAATTCGACGGCGTCGGACACGTCGCTACGCAGTCAGAACCGGAACTGGTCGCAGACGCCGTGAGAAGGTTCGCCTACGGGGATTAG
- a CDS encoding NADH dehydrogenase: MSVNLQRLGQAEVPEIATTLRNAGISGAGGAGFPTYAKWERLDEVPFLLVNHQESEPIYYIDKWLGKSHTADFASLFDALLEETFEVIVICAKETDRAQWMGELEAALDGTVYTAAQLPIDPADESGIVFAYTDDRYEYGMESVLLRLVADVVLQNELPMDHGWIVQNTETMFNVLHALDEGEAVTQKYVHVDGNVPRHRFLSAPVGTPATTLLEAAGRESTELDDGETLADGGPGWCFEVEVSPTEFGVSKRTNCVLALDEDMVADNTLGDGRVNVLNAYDWSGDHETEPTTVEPDVVRIPLITNPDFGDVVAKSRPIVEAGAEVTEGEMIAVPAQDGISNSQHASIDGTVAAVTETHIEIRRESSEENAAGDLLAHDRMVYWTWCTECGAYIARPEWEHLGAGTEYVCKDCR; this comes from the coding sequence ATGAGCGTAAACCTCCAGCGGCTTGGACAAGCGGAGGTACCGGAGATCGCCACAACACTTCGTAACGCTGGCATTTCGGGTGCTGGTGGGGCGGGATTCCCGACGTACGCGAAGTGGGAGCGCCTCGATGAGGTGCCGTTTCTCCTCGTAAACCACCAGGAGAGCGAGCCGATCTACTACATCGACAAGTGGCTGGGCAAATCCCACACTGCGGATTTCGCGTCGTTGTTCGACGCGCTCCTCGAAGAGACGTTCGAGGTAATCGTCATCTGCGCCAAGGAAACCGACCGGGCGCAATGGATGGGAGAACTCGAAGCCGCCTTGGACGGGACGGTGTACACGGCAGCGCAGTTACCGATCGATCCGGCTGACGAGTCGGGTATCGTGTTCGCCTACACCGACGACAGATACGAGTACGGAATGGAGAGCGTCCTGCTCAGACTCGTCGCTGATGTCGTCCTACAGAACGAGCTACCGATGGACCACGGGTGGATTGTGCAGAACACCGAGACGATGTTCAACGTCCTCCATGCGTTGGACGAAGGCGAGGCCGTGACGCAAAAGTACGTCCACGTCGATGGAAACGTCCCACGTCACCGCTTCCTTTCGGCTCCGGTGGGAACGCCCGCTACGACGCTGCTCGAGGCCGCGGGGAGAGAGTCCACGGAACTGGACGACGGCGAAACGCTTGCTGACGGGGGTCCCGGTTGGTGCTTCGAAGTCGAGGTATCGCCAACCGAGTTCGGCGTCAGTAAGCGAACGAACTGCGTGCTCGCGCTTGACGAAGACATGGTCGCCGACAATACCCTTGGCGACGGTCGAGTCAACGTCCTCAACGCCTACGACTGGTCGGGCGACCACGAAACTGAGCCGACGACAGTCGAACCGGATGTCGTTCGTATTCCGCTCATCACCAACCCGGACTTCGGCGATGTCGTTGCAAAGAGCCGTCCAATCGTCGAAGCGGGAGCGGAGGTTACCGAAGGGGAGATGATCGCTGTTCCGGCGCAGGACGGAATTAGCAATAGCCAGCACGCGTCCATCGACGGCACCGTCGCTGCCGTGACGGAGACGCACATCGAAATCCGCCGTGAATCAAGTGAGGAGAACGCGGCTGGTGATCTGCTGGCTCACGACCGGATGGTCTACTGGACGTGGTGTACGGAGTGCGGTGCCTACATCGCCCGTCCCGAGTGGGAGCACCTGGGTGCGGGAACGGAGTACGTTTGCAAGGACTGCCGCTGA
- a CDS encoding DUF7331 family protein, giving the protein MRTDTESHEKIAESTESKAPDLDDFTGYEDGASYVVCDKTNANAWIRSDITHSLNN; this is encoded by the coding sequence ATGCGTACTGATACTGAATCACACGAGAAAATCGCGGAATCGACGGAGTCGAAGGCGCCCGATCTGGACGATTTTACCGGCTACGAGGACGGAGCAAGCTACGTCGTCTGTGACAAGACCAACGCGAATGCCTGGATTCGGTCGGACATCACTCACTCACTGAACAACTAG
- a CDS encoding putative sulfate/molybdate transporter, whose amino-acid sequence MSLSAGVFGSESPKFSVGAFTGAIGDSVTVLPVVVAIAALTELSLSHLLLGFAVFQVVWGVRYGLPVSVEPMKALAALVIAGSLTTDELVVAGLLAGVILFTAGSTRTLRRVSHYVGEPVVRGVQLAVALLLLETGIRLSLGSPAFATLAVGVAAIVSVAGYRRASALVVLAVGFGVVIPQTGLPTPHVPNVTFVLPSLSALSSSALEGTAAQLAMTVGNAAVATSLLLSDYYDADVSPDELATSMGVMNLLAVPLGAVPMCHGSGGVAGKYAFGARTAWSNIVLGTLYALAAVFAVGIVAAFPLSMLGVVLALVAVELGRAGFDTDARWFAVGVGLLGVVANVGVAFVVGVVCYILWNRRSDATTPV is encoded by the coding sequence ATGTCGCTCTCGGCCGGCGTATTCGGTTCAGAATCCCCGAAGTTCTCGGTCGGAGCGTTCACCGGCGCGATAGGAGATTCGGTTACGGTACTCCCCGTCGTCGTCGCTATCGCGGCGTTGACCGAGCTATCGCTCTCACACCTCCTCTTGGGATTTGCTGTCTTTCAGGTCGTCTGGGGCGTTCGTTACGGTCTCCCCGTCTCCGTTGAACCGATGAAGGCGTTGGCCGCGCTCGTCATCGCGGGATCGCTTACCACGGACGAACTCGTCGTTGCTGGACTACTTGCGGGCGTGATCCTCTTCACCGCCGGTTCGACCCGAACACTACGTCGAGTGAGCCACTACGTCGGTGAACCCGTCGTCCGCGGCGTCCAACTCGCAGTCGCACTTCTGTTGCTCGAAACCGGCATCCGACTGAGCCTCGGAAGCCCCGCTTTCGCTACCCTTGCGGTCGGCGTCGCCGCGATAGTATCGGTCGCGGGATACCGCCGAGCGAGTGCGTTGGTCGTCCTCGCCGTCGGTTTCGGTGTCGTGATTCCGCAGACCGGTCTCCCGACGCCGCACGTTCCGAACGTAACGTTCGTGCTTCCGTCCCTGTCGGCCCTCTCGTCGTCGGCGCTTGAAGGAACCGCGGCGCAGTTGGCGATGACCGTCGGCAACGCCGCCGTCGCCACTTCGTTGCTCCTGTCTGACTACTACGACGCCGACGTGTCGCCGGACGAACTGGCGACGAGCATGGGCGTGATGAACTTGCTCGCCGTCCCGCTCGGTGCAGTGCCGATGTGCCACGGGAGCGGCGGTGTCGCCGGGAAGTACGCCTTCGGCGCGCGCACTGCGTGGTCGAATATCGTCCTTGGCACGCTGTATGCTCTCGCTGCCGTCTTTGCCGTCGGCATCGTCGCCGCATTCCCGCTCTCGATGCTCGGCGTCGTCCTCGCTCTCGTCGCCGTCGAACTCGGACGGGCGGGGTTCGACACCGACGCCCGCTGGTTTGCTGTCGGCGTTGGGCTGCTCGGCGTTGTGGCCAACGTCGGCGTCGCATTCGTCGTCGGCGTCGTCTGCTACATCCTTTGGAACCGCCGTTCGGATGCGACGACGCCGGTTTGA
- a CDS encoding AzlC family ABC transporter permease, with protein MSFIPPEVRRGVRDVSPILVGIIPFGLVAGVAAVNAGLSPLQAVGLSVVVFAGASQLAIIDLLGQNAELVVVFVTAVVINLRMMMYSASIAPHFRRVRSRWKAVSSYLLTDQAYALSIARYNEGAPAERPNSNERRNYYLAVAASLWIVWQVCTVLGILLGTGVPDAWGLEFAVPLVFLALLVPSVSNRPRLVAAVVGGGVAVAGEVVVVGGSPGLPFNLGLLLGALAGVLAGVAAAAIGDEAVETEEEVSH; from the coding sequence GTGTCCTTCATCCCACCAGAGGTTCGCCGCGGTGTCCGCGACGTAAGTCCGATTCTGGTCGGTATCATTCCGTTCGGTCTCGTGGCTGGCGTTGCGGCCGTCAACGCCGGACTCTCGCCACTCCAAGCGGTGGGGCTTTCTGTGGTCGTTTTCGCCGGTGCGTCGCAGTTAGCCATCATCGACCTGTTGGGACAGAACGCCGAACTCGTCGTCGTGTTCGTCACCGCCGTCGTCATCAATCTGCGGATGATGATGTACTCGGCGTCCATCGCGCCGCACTTTCGGCGCGTCCGGTCGCGGTGGAAGGCGGTTTCGTCGTATCTGCTCACCGATCAGGCCTACGCGCTCTCTATCGCTCGGTACAATGAGGGAGCGCCAGCGGAACGCCCGAACTCGAACGAGCGGCGGAACTACTACCTCGCCGTCGCGGCGTCGTTGTGGATCGTCTGGCAGGTGTGTACGGTTCTTGGTATCCTTCTCGGTACCGGTGTCCCCGATGCGTGGGGGCTTGAGTTCGCCGTCCCGCTCGTGTTTCTGGCACTCCTCGTTCCGTCGGTGTCGAATCGCCCGCGTCTCGTCGCGGCCGTTGTCGGCGGCGGCGTCGCCGTCGCAGGTGAAGTCGTCGTCGTTGGCGGCTCGCCCGGACTGCCGTTCAACCTCGGTCTCCTCCTCGGCGCGCTCGCGGGCGTCCTCGCTGGCGTCGCCGCCGCGGCAATCGGCGACGAGGCAGTCGAAACCGAAGAGGAGGTGAGTCACTGA
- a CDS encoding AzlD domain-containing protein, whose translation MPTEYGPLSIWGVVIAVGITTFAIRASFIYLFGRIDTVPPRLKHALRYVPPAVFAALVVPALVVSEGSAHFAPISVSLSDLSVAVGNERLLAGIVAAIVAWLAEDVFATIAAGMVTLWVLRFVV comes from the coding sequence ATGCCGACGGAGTACGGCCCGCTTTCGATTTGGGGCGTCGTCATCGCTGTCGGCATCACCACGTTCGCCATTCGCGCGTCGTTCATCTACCTGTTCGGCCGTATTGACACCGTCCCGCCACGACTGAAACACGCGCTCCGGTACGTCCCGCCTGCCGTGTTCGCCGCGCTCGTCGTTCCGGCGCTCGTTGTCAGTGAGGGTTCGGCCCACTTCGCGCCGATTTCGGTGTCGCTGTCGGACCTCTCTGTTGCGGTGGGCAACGAACGGCTTCTCGCGGGTATCGTCGCGGCCATCGTCGCGTGGCTCGCAGAGGACGTATTCGCCACCATCGCCGCCGGAATGGTGACGCTGTGGGTCCTCCGGTTCGTCGTCTGA
- a CDS encoding aldehyde ferredoxin oxidoreductase family protein codes for MTDQGGFNDHVARVDLSSGEVQYEGIDDEDARKYIGGRGLGVKYVFDQGPDVDPMGPDNLLAFVNGPLTGTQAPMSGRIAVCTKSPLTGTVTDSHHGGWSGARLKWSGFDGLLFEGKSEDPVYAYVEDGELELRDASHLWGKGVHETMETLESEIEGAFGKNLSVMAVGPAGENEVRYACIINEDDRASGRGGTGCVMGSKGLKAVVVKSGTKMPKPAEPETFTKGYQQAMELIRESDVTGPNEGGLSLYGTNVLMNLTEEMDGLPTRNARYTSTHSEAEGSPDDPNIEAEKVSGENVRENILVDEPTCHSCPVACKKEVEVTYERKGEELNVRGESYEYESAFALGPNSMNDDRDSIAVMIDMCNDLGMDTIESGNMIAMAMEMTEQGKLDDVDEDIEWGDVEHMMDVLEDIAHQESELGELLGNGAERVAEEKGAHDNKLSVKGQTIPAYDPRAMKGMGIGYATSNRGACHLRGYTPSAEIMGIPEKVDPREWEGKGELCALFQDMHAISDSFDICKFNAFAEGIEEYVLQYNGMTGRDVTEDELMETGDRIYTLERYYNNLAGFDGSDDTLPGRFLEGDEAIPGQGASDGQLCELDEMKEEYYARRQWVDGVVPDERLEELGIDIGPGTGVSSGDSPAPADD; via the coding sequence TGGCGTTCGTGAACGGACCGCTGACCGGGACGCAGGCACCAATGAGCGGTCGCATTGCCGTCTGTACGAAATCGCCGCTGACCGGCACAGTCACCGACTCACACCACGGCGGGTGGTCGGGTGCGCGGCTCAAGTGGTCCGGGTTCGACGGCCTCTTGTTCGAGGGCAAGTCCGAAGATCCCGTCTACGCCTACGTCGAAGACGGTGAACTGGAACTCCGCGACGCCTCCCATCTGTGGGGCAAAGGCGTCCACGAGACGATGGAGACGCTCGAATCGGAGATCGAAGGGGCGTTCGGCAAGAACCTCTCAGTGATGGCCGTCGGCCCCGCAGGCGAGAATGAAGTTCGCTACGCCTGCATCATAAACGAGGACGACCGGGCCTCGGGACGCGGCGGAACCGGCTGTGTGATGGGGTCGAAGGGTCTCAAAGCCGTCGTCGTCAAGTCGGGAACGAAGATGCCGAAACCGGCCGAACCCGAGACGTTCACGAAGGGCTATCAGCAGGCGATGGAACTCATCCGCGAGTCCGACGTGACCGGCCCGAACGAGGGTGGCCTGTCGCTGTACGGGACGAACGTCCTGATGAACCTGACCGAGGAGATGGACGGGCTTCCGACGCGGAACGCCCGGTACACCTCGACGCACTCGGAGGCAGAAGGAAGCCCCGACGACCCCAACATCGAGGCGGAGAAAGTGTCTGGTGAGAACGTTCGTGAGAATATCCTCGTGGACGAACCGACCTGTCACTCCTGTCCCGTCGCCTGCAAGAAAGAGGTCGAAGTCACCTACGAACGGAAGGGCGAGGAACTGAACGTCCGCGGTGAGTCCTACGAGTACGAGTCCGCGTTCGCTCTCGGCCCGAATTCGATGAACGACGACCGCGACAGCATCGCCGTCATGATCGACATGTGCAACGATCTCGGGATGGACACCATCGAGTCGGGCAACATGATTGCGATGGCGATGGAGATGACAGAGCAGGGCAAACTCGACGATGTGGACGAGGACATCGAGTGGGGCGATGTCGAGCACATGATGGACGTGCTGGAGGACATCGCCCATCAAGAGAGCGAACTTGGTGAACTCCTCGGAAACGGAGCAGAACGCGTCGCCGAAGAAAAGGGCGCACACGACAACAAACTCTCTGTCAAAGGACAGACCATCCCGGCGTACGACCCGCGTGCGATGAAGGGCATGGGAATCGGCTACGCCACCTCGAATCGCGGCGCGTGTCACCTGCGCGGATACACGCCCTCGGCCGAGATTATGGGTATTCCCGAGAAGGTGGACCCGCGAGAGTGGGAGGGTAAAGGCGAACTCTGCGCCCTGTTCCAAGACATGCACGCCATCTCCGACTCGTTCGACATCTGCAAGTTCAACGCCTTCGCGGAGGGAATTGAGGAGTACGTCTTACAGTACAACGGGATGACGGGCCGCGACGTGACCGAGGACGAACTGATGGAGACGGGCGACCGCATCTACACGCTCGAACGCTACTACAACAACCTCGCAGGCTTCGACGGGTCCGACGATACGCTTCCGGGCCGCTTCCTCGAAGGCGACGAAGCCATCCCCGGACAGGGTGCCTCGGACGGCCAACTGTGCGAACTCGACGAGATGAAAGAAGAGTACTACGCGCGGCGACAGTGGGTGGACGGCGTCGTCCCCGACGAACGCCTCGAAGAACTCGGCATCGATATCGGTCCGGGCACGGGCGTCTCATCCGGCGACAGCCCCGCGCCCGCAGACGACTGA